gatcaaaagaaaatcttaataCACTTGAACAAAAGATTTAGCAAATAGAGTTACTAGTTTAGGTGAAAATTATGTGGGAATTTTTAGCAATGGGCAATGGCTTTTAGTGGCAAGACAAATTTTATCATATTagattaatttttgataaataCTTGTTTTTATCAACTTAACTAGCTACATTTAAATAATTCtctattagtatattttatagtTAGGTTTTGATCATTACAACATATCTCCAAACCCACCATTATTTACAAGTTTAAAGAGGTCGTGTGTTTGCATCTTAATTTCTAACTTAAAAGATTTTCACGAGAAGGCACGTGATATAATATTAGATTTGAAACTATAtccataaaatatttttctttttacatTTTCATTATGTCATAGTCAATATAAATACTAGTACTACTtaacataatatatacattGGGGGTGATTGATTGAATAATTTTATagataattttagtttatttttgcaCATATAGATGGTTGAGTGGTATAAACATCTAATTTTAGTGTATGGTAAATCAGTTGATTGAATCAACTTGTTGAGATGACAAGACTATTTTAAACAAATTACTTTTAACAACGTGTACAAATCAGATGATTAAATAAGTCGATTTATCCAGCTGCTTAAATCAGCAGCCAACCGATAACGATGAAGCGTTGGTATCAAAGGTGTTCAAAACACACccgataaaataatatttacttgaCTTTGTAACTGAATCTGATTTGATTCgactttaaaatttatttataactatGTAAAACCCAAATTAAACACAATACTCAATTTTAAACCTAATCAAACATTTAACTTAAAATTGACATATGACCCGAGTGAACTCCCATTGTACAAACACTATTTCTTACATTGTCCCACCTCCCAATTAACATGTTGCGAAATTCCCCTCCTTCAGAAAACTGATCAGTCTGATCCGGCCCGTCATTAGGCAGGCAATACAGAAAGCCTAACAAATTCATATTAGCGGCAACTATAATCgggaataaaattgaaaaattatcaaTCTTTATTTCTATCGATTTTCTTCGTGCTGGAAAACCTAAGTTCCAATTCAATTTTTCAGATTTCAAATCATTAAAGACAGCTGGAATTAAGAAACAAAATTCGGGATAACTATTTTCGGTTCTTCATTAACGTTCGTGTAGAAATATTCAAAGAAGGTAAATTTTCATCTGTTACTTATTCGAAATTTTCAGCTTTTATGTTGTTTGTCtagatttgaaaaaaatttgaaaaattgcGAAACCCGTCTTTGAATTGCATGCTCTCCCCTCTTCTCTGTGTTTATAATTCAATTACCCAAACCCAGTTACCGGTACCCACCCACAACCGGACGGCCCACACCACGTCACCACCCACCCCTCGCCGGAATCTCTTGCCAGTGGCCACTCCTCGCCGGCATTGCCCTGGTGTTTCTGAGTTCGAATCCCTAAAACCTAGTTCGCAAATCCCTAAATCGAAAGCTTTGTTGTGCTGCCTGCTGCTGCCGTGAAGTCAAGGCCACAAGGCCCACTGACGGCCACCGTGAATTGTGAACACCACGAGACCAACCCACCTTCAATCAATTTCaggtattatttgatttttgaaatccccaaaagttagttttttattttttttagtttttaaggtATCTTCAATCTTAATCTATTCTAATCATTAACCTTAATCTTaatattaaattcttaatcttaattttagtttttatgttCTTGAATTTTGTTACTGTTAATGTCTTGTTTATCTTGAATACTTgaatatttcttgatttttttattgttattgtcttGTTGGTGATattgaatttcaaaatttaatttactttgaTTTTAGTGGAACTGCTTCTGATTATGATGGTAGCTGATTTGTTGTAGTATTCAATTTTAGTCCTAGAAGACATCCTAGAGGAATATAAGTGATATATGAGTACTCGTGGTCTTTTATTAGATTGAATTACACTTGATTGGAGTTGTCTGTTGGTCATTTGATTATTCCCAAATGCTTTTAATTTTGGGCTGGGGATTTCTAGAATTTTCTTTTGTCACCCATCTATCACTAAAAGAAGAATGTACGCCTCGGTCTCGAAGCTGGCCTTTCGCCCATTGTTTCTGTTGTGCTTTTCGACATAACTGTCCTGATATTATtgcttccttttttattttcattgctGTTTTGGTGCTTGACTACTTGTACTCTCCGTCTCTTATTTCTGTTTAAGTTTCTAGTTTTCGGAGTTGGAATATTTGAATAATGCAATCCTACATTTTTCTTACTACTTGTAACACTAACCATGAAAAAAATAGCTTAGTGCGCTGGAGGTTTGGACGATGGAAGACCtctatttcaaatatatatcCGACCTCATTTTTCAGTAAATTGATTTTCCGTGTTGAATATTAGTTGGGGGTTGATTGGTGGTGATGTCAGTTTTCTTGTTATTGAATTAAAAGATCAATGGTTAAAGAAAGGAGGGGAGGTGGAAcaatgtcacatgatttgcATATCGCAAATCAAAAATAGCAAAGCTCTATTTCAAAGGCAGATAACTCATTCTGCTATTCTCTTTTATGCCTCTGCTCTTGAATTAGTAAGAACTGCTCATCTTACTTCATGAGGATTTACAGTAAATGCTGATCATATTGCAGCTCTTAATCTCTTTTAGTGTCTCTTGAACTGAGATCACTTGCAAGAACTGAGATCACATtgccatttatttattttgaaaggcTTTgggcttatttttatttttttgtaaacaGATTGGTAGTAGTTCTCAGCGTAGTgtgttttctgtttttgttgccTCATGCTATGGCAGTCTTAACAGTTCAGCTGTCGAGGCTTTCGGGGAGagtttgataaataaatattgacTTGATTAGATACAGAAACatttatttcataaaattaCTAGTATGTGTATGCAAAAGGATCCACtttatcttaaattcttaacaTGAACATACTGGCATAAGTCTTTAAATGTAGATTAGTGGTCCATTCTCTCAGTCTCTTTATGGTATGGCTAAGTTTGCATGGGACATATTTGAAGCTATTTGTGTTGTTTTTATATCTCATTATCGTCAAGAGCCTGCATATGTTGATATGTGCTTGTGCTGCCTAGTTGCTTTAGTACAACTGATGTGTGATTGATGTTTGTGAAGCAAACTTGTTGAAAATTCTAATAATGTAGTCATTTAGTTTATGATTTTatgttcattttctttataagaGAAAGAATTAGTTGCTTATAATTATCAACATTTGCTAATGTAGGTTGAAAGTTTAACTTCTAAGGTGCTTGCTTAGTTGTTTGATTATTATTCATGGATGCCGACCGGTCTGGATCCAGGCGTGAAAGAAGTGAAGAGAGGTATCAGGCTGATTCTCCGGCTCTAGAAGGAGCTTTTGATGATTCTGAAGAGTATGAAAAGGACAAATCTCGAGAAATGAGCAAACATGGGAGTAAGGATAAGAAGAAAAGTCGAAAAGAGGATAAGGATCACAAAAGCAGGGACAGAGATCGTTTGAAGACAAAGGATGACTTTAAGGAAAGAGAGATAGAGAAGGATTTTGAGAGAGAAAAAATATCCACTAAGGAAAGGAGGAAAGAAGAGAGGGAGGAGCATGAAAAGGATAGGGCTAAAGATAAAGGTAGGGAGAAAGATCATGACAGGGATAAACATAGAGGAAAGGATTATGATAGAGATGAAAAGGATCGAGGGAGAAGAAGAGATCGTGAAAAAGAGCGAGATAATGAGACAGATAGTAAACGCAATCGAGACAAAGatagaggaaaagaaaaaaacaaggagaaagaggagagagaCAAGGAGAAGGCAAAAGATAGAGACAGGGGTAAAGATAGAGAAAAGGAGAAGGGAAAAGAAAGAACTAGAgatagagagagagaaagagatcaTGAGAAGAATAAGGATAGAGATTTACAAGACCGGGAGCTAGTTAAAGATAACAGTAGAGAGAAAGAGAGGGACATAGATCATGAGAAGGAAAGATCTAGGGACAAGGAAAAAATGGGTAGACGAAATCGAGAGGATCAAGACTACAGTAGTAAGGATGGGGGAAGAGACACTAAGACTAAAAAAGAAGGTGATGATATTAGGGAGAAAGTGAACTTTGAGCACAATAACACACCTGATGGGGAAGACATAGGTCTAACTAAGAAAGGGGATTTGGTGGTGGACTCATCAGTGGACCATAATCAGTCTCAAATGGAGATTGCAGACCGCATATTAAGGTAAGTGTTGGCATATTTCTGTGGTTCAGTATTTTTTCAGCTTAGTTTAAAAactcatgatttttttttttttttgtaatttgtgGACCTTGATAGTTTGATGGTGTAAATAAGAATGTATCTAACTTTTAGATGAGTCTAATCAGTTTCATGATTTTATTAACTTTGTAGTTTTTTGCTAGGGTGAGAGAAGAAAGACTGAAAAAGAAATCTGAAGGATTCTCTGAAATATTGTCATGGGTTTCCAAAAGTCGTAAGCTTGAGGAAAGGAAAAATGCAGAAAGGGAAAAAGCTTTGCGAAAGTCAAAAATGTTTGAGGAGCAggtgtttttattgttttagtaATTTTGCCTTTTTTTGTGATTTGCTGTTTTTTCTTTATCATTATCTGATTTCCTGACAGCTCTGATCTGTGTTCATTTTTCAGGATAAtcttgatgaagatgatgatgaaactgACACAAAAGTCAATGAGACTGCAGGTTGTAATATATATCAGTTACATTAGAATTCTCTTTCTTTCTGTTAAAATAAGGGCTTACTCATATATGCAAATTTTGTTTTGACCATTTCTCGACAGATGCTTTGGCAGGAGTCAAGGTTCTTCATGGTGTTGACAAAGTTTTGGAAGGGGGTTCTGTTGTTTTGACGCTTAAGGATCAGGATATACTTGCCAATGGTGATCTAAATGAAGGTATGTTGAGCGTGATAgtacaatattattattttggtgCATTAATTATCATTTTTCAATTCTGATTTGAGCCAAAGATTCATACAGTTCTTTGGTTTTGGAATATAATGGATTATAGTAAAGTGACTGATCAAATCACATTGCTTTTTATTAATgtgaaacaacctctttgttctTACAAAGATAAGTTTGCACACATGCTTATATCCAACCTAGGTGGGagtctttatttattattggggtGATGAAATGTTGATTATTTTACATCTTTGGTGGTACCAGATGTGGATATGCTTGAAAATGTGGAAATTGGAGAGCAGAAGCGTAGGAATGAAGCTTATAAAGCGTCGAAGAAGGGTACAGGAACTTATGATGACAAGTAAGAAACCCATCGTACTCCTTAGAGAAGAACTTCTATGAATTACCCTGGAATTTGAGAACTTTCAATTGTATACTTAGTAGTATTTACGTACTCAGATTTTTGTATGATAGTGGTAGAAAAAATTGCATCACCATTTTGAAACACAAAACACACTGTACAGCCTATAGTTAAAATCCTCAGTAATTATTTAAATACAAAGCGAGAAGAATACCCATAAGGTAGGACTTGAATAGTAGAGTTGATAAGAGAAGTTCCTGGATAGGATAGTTTTTCAGTCATTGCAGGCAGGCAATAGACATTTCTCTTCTTTGTGACACCTGAAATGTCTCCCAAGAGACATCTCTTATCGACTCGATAATATTAAAACTGCTGTATTCTCTCATGTCAATATTTGAAGTTACTTGAGGCAGATGACCATGCACTTTATCTTAATTTTCCAGAACTGTTTCTCAAcctagtttgatttttttggtgTAAATATCTGTCATGACGTTTAACTTATTTGATTTTCTAGGTTCAACGACATGCCTGgggaagaaaagaagatgcTTCCACAATACGATGATCCCACTGAGGACGAGGTGTGTTTGTGTTTTGAAATCTACTATTTTAACTTGCAATTGCAAAATTTTCTATGAGGCAAGTTCTTTTTGGTTTTGATCTCATGATTGTTtgttaacttttgttttttttgggtCATAATTGTCTAGGGGATGGTCTTAGATGCTGCTGGCCGGTTTACCGGTGAAGCAGGGAAAAAATTGGAAGAGGTAAGACTGTAAGAGCTGATGTTTAGAAAATTTTCATGTTTTTGAGAACTAGTTCAACGTTTCTTATTGTGAACTTTTCTTTTGTGTTctaaacttttatttatttctctcttttttttttctttacttaTATCAGCTCCGCAGAAGGCTTCAGGGTCCATCTGTGATAAATCAAGCTGAGGACCTCAACTCATCAGTAAGAATCTCGTCAGATTATTACACTCCAGAGGAAATGCTTAAATTCAGAAAACCCAAGAAAAAGAAATCTTTGCGTAAAAAGGAGAAG
The sequence above is drawn from the Amaranthus tricolor cultivar Red isolate AtriRed21 chromosome 5, ASM2621246v1, whole genome shotgun sequence genome and encodes:
- the LOC130814302 gene encoding SART-1 family protein DOT2, whose protein sequence is MDADRSGSRRERSEERYQADSPALEGAFDDSEEYEKDKSREMSKHGSKDKKKSRKEDKDHKSRDRDRLKTKDDFKEREIEKDFEREKISTKERRKEEREEHEKDRAKDKGREKDHDRDKHRGKDYDRDEKDRGRRRDREKERDNETDSKRNRDKDRGKEKNKEKEERDKEKAKDRDRGKDREKEKGKERTRDRERERDHEKNKDRDLQDRELVKDNSREKERDIDHEKERSRDKEKMGRRNREDQDYSSKDGGRDTKTKKEGDDIREKVNFEHNNTPDGEDIGLTKKGDLVVDSSVDHNQSQMEIADRILRVREERLKKKSEGFSEILSWVSKSRKLEERKNAEREKALRKSKMFEEQDNLDEDDDETDTKVNETADALAGVKVLHGVDKVLEGGSVVLTLKDQDILANGDLNEDVDMLENVEIGEQKRRNEAYKASKKGTGTYDDKFNDMPGEEKKMLPQYDDPTEDEGMVLDAAGRFTGEAGKKLEELRRRLQGPSVINQAEDLNSSVRISSDYYTPEEMLKFRKPKKKKSLRKKEKLDLDALEAEARSIGLGASDLGSRSDSRRQAAKEEEEKIEAERRKSAYQAAFTKADEASRALQIELDVPTANEENDGLVFADDAEDLQKSLERARKLALKKQSEKPLIGPEAVARLASSTINNQLTDKQDSEDVSDNKVVFTEMEEFVWGLQLDEDVQRPNQEDVFMEEDEAPKVSEEIKDETGGWTEVVDSGKEEQTQSENKEDVVPDETLHEIPVGKGLSGALKLLKDRGTLKETIEWGGRNMDKKKSKLVGIIDDGPKEIHMDKKKGKLVDEAPKEIHLERLDEFGRIMTPKQAFRLLSHKFHGKGPGKMKQEKRMKQYHDELKMKQMTSSQSAERMREAQAQLKTPYLVLSGHVKPGQTSDPRSGFATVEKEVPGSLTPMLGDKKVEHFLGIKRKAEAGSSGIPKKPKT